A genomic segment from Acyrthosiphon pisum isolate AL4f chromosome A3, pea_aphid_22Mar2018_4r6ur, whole genome shotgun sequence encodes:
- the LOC100169422 gene encoding 40S ribosomal protein S7-like, translated as MPVPAQSKIVKKGNSEPDQFELSIAQALLELQNNSDLKAQLRELYITKAKEIELFGKKSVIIYVPMPQRAQFQKIQARLVRELEKKFSGKHVVFIGDRRILPKPTRKTRTKSNQKRPRSRTLTWVYDAILDDLVFPAEIVGKRIRVKLDGKQMMKVHLDKTQQTNIEHKVDTFASVYRKLTGRDVTFEFPEPYL; from the exons ATGCCTGTTCCCGCGCAATCCAAAATCGTCAAGAAGGGTAACTCGGAGCCCGACCAGTTCGAGCTGTCCATCGCCCAGGCCCTGCTCGAGTTGCAGAACAACAGCGACCTGAAGGCCCAACTACGTGAGCTATACATCACCAAAGCCAAGGAGATCGAGCTGTTCGGCAAAAAG agcgtCATTATCTATGTGCCCATGCCGCAACGAGCTCAATTCCAAAAAATTCAAGCTCGTTTAGTTAGAGAACTAGAGAAGAAGTTTAGTGGCAAGCATGTTGTGTTTATTGGTGATCGTAGAATATTACCAAAACCAACTAGGAAAACAAGGACAAAGAGCAATCAAAAGCGTCCAAGAAG tcgAACTTTAACTTGGGTCTACGATGCAATCCTTGATGATTTAGTCTTTCCAGCAGAAATTGTTGGTAAACGTATCAGGGTGAAATTAGATGGAAAACAAATGATGAAAGTTCATTTAGACAAAACTCAACAAACCAATATAGAGCACAAG gtGGATACTTTTGCATCTGTATACCGAAAGCTGACCGGCAGGGATGTGACTTTTGAGTTTCCAGAACCATACTTGTAA